The Caldivirga sp. genome includes a region encoding these proteins:
- a CDS encoding carboxypeptidase M32 — protein sequence MLNVNDKRVKEILKRYEPIWALDHALGLMGWDLETYMPRSGVEYRGFATSQLMLMRQKLMLELEGLVSSADEGGLNDYEKGIVRVLKHELKFYTKVPPSLIEELSKTTTKASVVWREAKAKADFNMFKPHLGKIIDLTRQVADKLGYSGHPYNALLDLYEENLTINDLDPLFSRLVGGIRQLLSRIDREIYPTKHELEEAKYNVDEMRIINEEVAFNVLGMPRDRFRIDTSAHPFTIGMAPGDVRITTRYEGVDFKATLFSVIHESGHALYELQIDESLAYTPLARGASTGFHESQSRFLENVIGRSRYFVRLIYPILKSKLSILGKFNENDVYSYFNVVRPSLIRVDADEVTYNLHIAVRYELEKKIIEGSMEVNDLPEAWNTLMENYLGVRPRNDSEGVLQDIHWSQGSIGYFPTYTLGNVIAAIILNRIEKELDLRNLVEHGHLDPIKDWLRDRIHKWGAVYEPKELLRRSLNEGYNPEHLLNYLESKYINNTY from the coding sequence ATGCTTAATGTGAATGATAAAAGGGTTAAGGAAATCCTAAAGAGGTACGAGCCTATTTGGGCCCTTGACCATGCCTTAGGGTTAATGGGCTGGGATCTTGAAACCTACATGCCCAGGAGTGGGGTTGAATACAGGGGTTTCGCAACATCGCAATTAATGCTAATGAGGCAGAAGCTGATGCTTGAATTAGAGGGCTTAGTAAGCAGCGCGGATGAGGGTGGATTAAACGATTATGAGAAGGGTATTGTAAGGGTGCTTAAGCATGAGTTAAAGTTCTACACTAAGGTTCCACCAAGCCTAATAGAGGAGTTAAGTAAAACAACAACTAAGGCTTCAGTGGTTTGGAGGGAAGCTAAGGCTAAGGCTGACTTCAACATGTTTAAACCCCACTTAGGTAAAATAATCGACCTCACAAGACAGGTCGCGGATAAGTTAGGCTACAGTGGTCACCCGTATAATGCGTTACTTGACCTTTATGAGGAGAATCTAACCATTAATGACTTGGACCCACTCTTCAGTAGGCTTGTCGGGGGCATTAGGCAATTATTAAGTAGGATTGATAGGGAAATATACCCTACTAAACATGAACTGGAGGAAGCTAAGTATAATGTTGATGAAATGAGGATTATTAATGAGGAAGTCGCATTCAATGTCCTCGGAATGCCTAGGGATAGATTCAGGATAGATACTTCAGCCCACCCATTCACAATAGGTATGGCTCCAGGGGATGTTAGGATAACAACAAGGTATGAGGGGGTTGACTTTAAGGCAACCTTATTCTCAGTCATACATGAATCTGGGCATGCACTCTATGAGCTTCAAATTGATGAATCCCTAGCGTACACGCCACTAGCTAGGGGTGCATCAACCGGATTCCATGAATCACAGTCTAGGTTTCTGGAGAACGTGATAGGTAGGAGCAGGTACTTCGTTAGGTTAATTTACCCAATCCTTAAGTCAAAGTTAAGCATACTTGGGAAGTTTAATGAGAATGACGTGTACAGTTACTTTAATGTTGTTAGGCCAAGTTTAATAAGGGTTGACGCTGATGAGGTGACATATAACCTACACATTGCCGTTAGGTATGAGTTGGAGAAGAAGATTATTGAAGGATCCATGGAAGTGAATGACCTACCTGAGGCCTGGAATACGTTAATGGAGAATTACCTAGGCGTGAGGCCGAGGAATGATAGTGAGGGGGTTCTACAGGACATACACTGGAGTCAGGGTTCAATAGGCTACTTCCCAACCTACACCCTCGGCAACGTGATTGCCGCAATAATACTGAATAGGATTGAGAAGGAACTTGATTTAAGGAACTTAGTTGAACACGGGCACTTGGATCCAATTAAGGATTGGTTAAGGGATAGGATCCACAAGTGGGGTGCGGTTTATGAACCTAAGGAACTCCTAAGAAGGAGCCTAAATGAGGGATATAACCCAGAACACCTGCTTAACTATCTGGAAAGCAAGTACATTAATAACACGTATTAG
- a CDS encoding STT3 domain-containing protein, whose product MVKAGGGKKGSAAKSPTKTRVSLSSAELRELRSTQWFGLLAALAAVFTTGLYIRLYPAFLWGNYINEFDPYIRYYLTEFMLKMGAIKGIEWWLSGGLINGHLYINTHFWYPWGVNWATTLSPGVSFTGLILYDILVKHLHLHLTLLSIAVYTPGIVNALSVLSMYYLGSRFGGRYVGLLTALMTAFSLIFLQRGEASWYADATLFQFIAPLGMALFIEALRQRNWIPYAILAAVVNGSLVWFWGSFTFVLNAYGAYAILLSIYVLYRLYKGRVIPLRVTDGISVDPVNALGTYTLTYLGFAAFLAMTPRYRLHAVLGLGALGTLAVLLAVVAIIVVMLERLGARKLVTASKYVIAAAVIFLVVVIALALSGISVLVHIPGGKYLAALFPTARSALVQSVAEHSPSTAHQLLSTTGYTLPFEVTGLTYALSTVDVAGLLLSITAVLSVYFASSEAWLTMLMFAWLPVAAYGLYLIIKFVARRGVDVIGLLTVAVVTALFAVSVIVIAQSSVPIAAAPQQIVSTTEPAIPSSDWLDALYWIQYNTPHDSVLASWWDYGYWLAIMGNRTSLADNSTVNGTQIKLIATAFTSTNVTESLELLRSVGADYVVVFLPYYPFPITVPSPMSALSIGGSSSQSMVALCALYPEYPTGGDFVKSYWMSTISGNSPEYTNTHILSAAEIISSTPTGGTATYNLYVPLANTTLYRLLFDLEAPAYSINVDQCLTQIRTTTTATPLTLPLWLFNTWPTYSQSSSSSSSAVHLVMTFQPILGQSLIPPPFVGTNTTLLNELYFTWFYGNWLTPPPGFQLVYVSRPNGWVLVYRINYSVLNSTLS is encoded by the coding sequence ATGGTTAAGGCAGGGGGAGGGAAGAAAGGTAGTGCTGCTAAGTCGCCGACTAAGACTAGGGTAAGCCTTAGTAGTGCTGAGTTAAGGGAATTAAGGTCAACCCAATGGTTTGGCCTATTAGCCGCATTAGCGGCAGTCTTCACCACTGGACTCTACATTAGGCTTTACCCAGCTTTCCTATGGGGCAACTACATTAATGAATTTGACCCATACATTAGGTACTACTTGACGGAGTTCATGCTTAAAATGGGTGCCATTAAGGGTATTGAATGGTGGCTTAGCGGGGGTTTAATAAATGGGCACCTTTACATAAACACCCACTTCTGGTACCCGTGGGGAGTTAATTGGGCAACCACCCTATCCCCAGGCGTATCCTTCACTGGGCTTATACTGTATGATATCTTGGTTAAGCACCTTCACTTGCACTTAACCCTATTATCTATTGCCGTTTATACTCCAGGGATAGTGAATGCCTTATCAGTCTTATCCATGTATTATTTGGGTTCAAGGTTCGGAGGCAGGTACGTGGGCCTGTTAACCGCATTAATGACAGCCTTCTCACTCATATTCCTACAGAGGGGTGAGGCAAGCTGGTATGCTGACGCAACATTATTTCAATTCATAGCGCCACTTGGCATGGCGCTATTCATTGAGGCCCTTAGGCAAAGAAACTGGATACCATACGCCATCTTGGCGGCCGTGGTTAATGGTTCACTAGTGTGGTTCTGGGGTTCATTCACATTCGTGCTAAACGCCTATGGTGCATACGCCATACTACTTTCAATATACGTACTCTACAGGTTATATAAGGGTAGGGTTATTCCACTCCGCGTTACTGATGGTATTTCAGTTGACCCAGTGAACGCCCTGGGTACCTATACATTAACCTACCTGGGTTTTGCAGCCTTCCTAGCCATGACTCCTAGGTATAGGTTGCATGCAGTGCTTGGCCTCGGTGCCCTTGGTACATTAGCAGTATTACTAGCGGTAGTGGCGATTATAGTTGTTATGCTGGAGAGGCTTGGTGCACGTAAATTAGTCACGGCATCTAAGTACGTGATAGCTGCGGCAGTAATATTCCTGGTGGTAGTCATTGCCTTAGCCTTATCAGGCATATCTGTCCTTGTACACATACCTGGTGGTAAGTACTTAGCAGCCTTATTCCCAACCGCCCGTAGTGCCCTAGTTCAGAGTGTGGCTGAGCATTCCCCCTCCACTGCCCATCAGTTACTTTCAACAACAGGCTATACTCTCCCCTTTGAGGTTACTGGATTAACGTACGCGTTATCCACGGTGGATGTGGCTGGCTTACTCTTATCCATTACTGCAGTCTTATCAGTCTACTTCGCCTCCAGTGAGGCTTGGTTAACAATGCTCATGTTCGCGTGGCTCCCCGTGGCGGCCTATGGCCTCTACTTAATTATTAAGTTCGTGGCTAGGCGTGGCGTTGATGTAATAGGGCTACTGACTGTAGCTGTTGTGACTGCGTTATTTGCCGTATCAGTAATAGTTATTGCACAGTCAAGTGTACCTATCGCAGCTGCACCACAGCAGATAGTTTCAACAACGGAGCCGGCAATACCCTCCAGTGACTGGCTTGATGCACTCTACTGGATCCAATATAATACTCCTCATGATTCAGTCCTAGCCTCCTGGTGGGATTACGGCTACTGGTTAGCAATAATGGGTAATAGGACTAGCCTGGCTGATAACTCAACCGTTAATGGTACTCAGATTAAGCTAATAGCAACTGCCTTTACCTCAACTAACGTAACTGAGTCCCTTGAGCTACTACGTAGTGTTGGGGCTGATTATGTTGTTGTCTTCCTACCCTATTACCCATTCCCCATAACCGTCCCCTCACCAATGTCTGCATTAAGCATCGGTGGTTCATCATCCCAAAGCATGGTAGCCCTCTGCGCCCTCTACCCGGAGTACCCAACTGGTGGTGATTTCGTTAAGAGTTACTGGATGAGTACAATATCAGGTAACTCCCCGGAGTACACCAATACCCACATACTTAGTGCCGCAGAGATAATTAGCAGTACACCCACTGGTGGAACAGCCACGTATAACCTGTACGTACCCTTAGCCAACACTACGCTTTACCGCCTCCTCTTTGATCTTGAGGCGCCGGCCTATTCAATTAATGTTGATCAATGCTTAACCCAGATAAGGACAACCACAACTGCAACACCGTTAACGTTACCCCTATGGTTATTCAACACTTGGCCAACGTACTCGCAGTCATCATCATCCTCATCCTCAGCGGTGCACTTAGTAATGACCTTCCAGCCAATACTGGGTCAAAGCCTAATACCGCCTCCGTTCGTCGGCACTAACACAACCCTATTGAATGAGCTTTACTTCACGTGGTTCTATGGTAACTGGTTAACCCCACCACCAGGCTTCCAGTTGGTTTACGTTTCAAGGCCGAATGGGTGGGTATTAGTGTATAGGATTAACTACTCAGTACTTAACAGTACCTTAAGCTAA
- a CDS encoding NAD(+)/NADH kinase produces the protein MRVGVYIGVSYGVDAVMQFLNKLISLTQGVEWLSVDNSVAALSSLEGGDADMIIVFGGDGSLLRFIHTHPELMSKPILHVGAGRVNFLSEVLVTEEPSSVLRVFKGDYYIDERDLLSASFNNSKCYALNEIVMRCMDPGRMATISVTEEHGEEVMSGRMDGLITATPTGSTAYSLALGGPVVDYRVKSKLIVPIAPFSRTLVPIVHPYDVKVRVTSMDESYVICDGFIKGKTMNLLIEPWPEKVRLVRLRRIMMYERLRTRLLRP, from the coding sequence GCGTTTACATTGGGGTATCGTACGGTGTAGATGCTGTTATGCAGTTCTTAAACAAGCTTATCTCACTTACTCAGGGTGTTGAATGGCTCTCTGTGGATAATTCAGTGGCAGCATTAAGTAGCCTAGAGGGAGGTGATGCAGACATGATAATCGTATTTGGTGGCGATGGATCATTGCTGAGGTTCATTCACACCCACCCAGAGTTAATGAGCAAACCCATACTTCACGTTGGGGCTGGTAGAGTAAACTTCCTCAGTGAAGTACTGGTAACTGAGGAACCATCTAGTGTTCTTAGGGTATTTAAGGGTGATTATTATATTGATGAAAGGGATTTATTATCAGCCTCATTTAATAATTCAAAGTGCTACGCATTAAATGAAATAGTGATGAGGTGCATGGACCCTGGACGCATGGCTACAATAAGCGTTACTGAGGAGCATGGTGAAGAAGTAATGAGCGGAAGGATGGATGGTTTAATAACAGCCACACCAACAGGCTCAACAGCATATAGTTTAGCGTTAGGTGGACCTGTTGTGGACTATAGGGTTAAGTCTAAGTTAATAGTACCCATAGCACCCTTCTCAAGAACCCTCGTGCCAATAGTCCACCCTTACGATGTTAAGGTGAGGGTAACCTCAATGGATGAATCCTACGTTATTTGTGATGGGTTTATAAAGGGTAAAACCATGAACCTATTGATTGAGCCATGGCCGGAGAAGGTGAGGCTAGTAAGGTTAAGAAGAATAATGATGTACGAGAGGCTGAGGACAAGGTTACTAAGGCCTTAA
- a CDS encoding electron transfer flavoprotein subunit alpha/FixB family protein, with protein sequence MILVILDKGTLGVLGLAQEIMEATGLTISAVLLGDSEGIDLGNYGVSRVYTIDVARLIDPAPLARFITSNFKEAKYFIMPDSKAYRSLSGYLSGLMNIPVIINPTYVKPNSLRINALGNRAIADLEVQPPVIIVAQAARFKPRQYSQGSKATTVNVSVEQGSLTLISVEGKSTSNVKIEEANVIVAVGRGFRSRDDLKLAIDLAEALGAQLGCSRPLAADLKWLSEDHWIGLSGHRVRPRLYVAIGISGQPQHLAGMMESNIVVVINNDRNAPFFKYCDYGVVEDLYRFLPVLTRKIKERR encoded by the coding sequence ATGATACTCGTAATCCTTGATAAGGGAACACTGGGTGTTCTTGGCCTTGCCCAGGAAATAATGGAGGCCACTGGCTTAACCATAAGTGCGGTTCTTCTAGGTGATAGTGAGGGAATTGACCTAGGTAACTATGGCGTATCAAGGGTTTACACAATTGATGTTGCTAGGTTAATTGACCCAGCTCCACTAGCTAGATTCATTACCAGTAATTTTAAGGAAGCCAAGTACTTCATAATGCCGGATAGTAAAGCATACAGGTCATTAAGTGGTTACTTAAGCGGATTAATGAATATCCCAGTTATCATTAATCCCACTTACGTTAAACCAAACTCACTTAGAATTAATGCGTTAGGAAATAGGGCTATTGCGGATTTAGAGGTTCAACCACCAGTAATAATAGTGGCTCAGGCGGCTAGATTTAAGCCTAGGCAGTATAGTCAAGGTAGTAAAGCTACCACAGTTAACGTAAGTGTTGAACAAGGTTCATTAACGCTCATTAGTGTTGAAGGTAAGTCAACAAGTAATGTTAAGATTGAGGAAGCTAATGTGATAGTTGCAGTGGGTAGGGGGTTTAGGAGTAGGGATGACTTGAAACTAGCCATTGACCTTGCGGAGGCTTTAGGTGCTCAATTAGGTTGCTCAAGGCCATTGGCAGCCGACCTTAAGTGGCTGAGTGAGGATCACTGGATTGGGTTAAGTGGGCATAGGGTTAGGCCAAGGTTATACGTAGCTATTGGGATAAGTGGACAACCCCAGCACTTAGCCGGTATGATGGAGTCCAATATAGTGGTTGTGATTAATAATGATAGGAACGCCCCCTTCTTCAAGTACTGCGACTATGGGGTTGTTGAGGACTTGTACAGGTTCCTCCCAGTCTTAACTAGGAAAATTAAGGAGAGGAGGTGA
- a CDS encoding electron transfer flavoprotein subunit beta/FixA family protein — protein MRVWVLVKLSLDTSQLRFSGDRVLIEETPLRINDIDRNAVEEAVRLKERGIARNVNILTVLKYPPLKDRVKEAEGLIRQLLAMGADEAYIIADDGLLLTDPMATSLVASEVIKTNGYDIIIAGEASIDGYSGQVPIMVAARLGIPVITYVKELKVENSVVTARRDLDNETQLVSSRIPLVVSVTREINMPRIPTVIQIRLAIKKPIKLLTLNDINVKVNRVVNVKDIRAIQVNRKGVIIDSGSVEEKADKLIDYLIKDNALR, from the coding sequence ATGAGGGTTTGGGTGCTGGTTAAGCTATCTTTAGACACGTCCCAACTCAGGTTTAGTGGGGATAGAGTTCTCATTGAGGAAACACCCCTTAGGATAAATGACATAGATAGGAATGCAGTGGAGGAGGCGGTGAGACTTAAGGAGAGGGGTATTGCGAGAAACGTTAACATACTCACCGTACTCAAGTACCCACCCCTCAAGGACAGGGTTAAGGAAGCTGAGGGGTTAATTAGGCAGTTACTGGCTATGGGTGCTGATGAAGCCTACATTATTGCTGACGATGGTTTACTTCTAACAGACCCAATGGCCACATCCCTAGTGGCCTCAGAGGTAATTAAGACTAATGGCTACGACATCATTATTGCCGGTGAAGCCTCAATCGACGGTTATAGCGGCCAAGTTCCAATAATGGTTGCGGCTAGGTTAGGAATACCGGTGATAACTTACGTTAAGGAGCTTAAGGTTGAGAATAGTGTCGTAACGGCTAGGAGGGATTTAGATAATGAAACCCAGTTGGTGAGTTCAAGAATACCATTAGTGGTTTCAGTAACTAGGGAGATTAACATGCCCAGGATACCGACGGTTATTCAAATAAGGTTAGCTATTAAGAAACCCATTAAGTTACTAACTCTTAATGACATTAACGTGAAGGTTAACAGGGTGGTTAATGTTAAGGACATTAGGGCAATTCAAGTAAACCGGAAGGGGGTGATTATTGATTCAGGCAGTGTTGAGGAGAAGGCTGATAAACTCATTGACTACTTAATAAAGGATAACGCATTGAGGTGA
- a CDS encoding SGNH/GDSL hydrolase family protein, with amino-acid sequence MAKPTFNAGDRLVFIGDSITDSGRRDAAPPLGNGYVAFFKDIVDSQHPELMLNIVNKGISGNTIRDLRERWEDDVILLKPKLVSVLIGINDAHRFLGGDLGLSPDDYFKMYSEVLDLTIKRINPVILLMAPFYISRANELDTFRRKVLQLVPEYVKRVERLSIEYSAIFINLHEEFQAKLSYIEPEALAPDAVHPTRKGHVLIALKIYDKLL; translated from the coding sequence ATGGCTAAGCCCACTTTTAATGCGGGTGATAGGTTAGTTTTCATAGGTGATAGTATAACTGATAGCGGGAGGAGGGATGCTGCTCCTCCTCTAGGTAATGGTTACGTAGCCTTCTTCAAGGATATTGTTGATTCTCAGCATCCTGAACTAATGCTTAACATCGTTAATAAGGGTATTAGTGGTAACACTATACGTGACCTTAGGGAGAGGTGGGAGGATGATGTGATTCTACTTAAGCCGAAGCTCGTTTCAGTACTAATAGGCATTAATGACGCACACAGGTTCCTGGGAGGTGACTTAGGCCTATCCCCCGATGACTACTTCAAGATGTACAGTGAGGTGCTTGACTTAACCATTAAGAGGATTAACCCAGTAATACTACTTATGGCGCCATTCTACATAAGTAGGGCTAATGAATTAGACACCTTCAGGAGGAAGGTTCTTCAATTAGTGCCTGAATACGTTAAGAGGGTTGAGAGGCTTAGCATTGAGTACTCGGCAATATTCATTAATCTTCATGAGGAGTTTCAAGCAAAGTTAAGTTACATTGAACCGGAGGCATTGGCTCCCGATGCTGTACACCCAACCAGGAAGGGTCATGTTCTTATTGCGTTAAAGATTTACGATAAGCTTCTTTAG
- the cobB gene encoding NAD-dependent protein deacetylase: protein MSSEECLAGAREAALILTGSRHAIAFTGAGISTESGIPDFRGPQGLWRRFDPSLASIDYLNTDPKGFWDFYINRFNTLNNAKPNRAHLALAELEKLGVIKYVITQNIDNLHKSAGSINVIELHGNYTTVYCMKCGAQYPFTLALRKYEEGENPPRCPRCGGILRPNVVLFGEPVNEINRALEVAALSDVVLVVGSSLTVYPAAYVPLVVKEHGGKLIIINLEPTDYDDYADVVLHCSASEALSAILNHVKNIMADK from the coding sequence ATGAGCAGTGAAGAATGCCTAGCAGGCGCTAGGGAAGCTGCATTAATACTCACTGGCAGTAGGCATGCAATAGCCTTCACTGGTGCTGGCATTAGTACTGAGAGTGGTATACCTGACTTTAGGGGTCCCCAGGGTCTTTGGAGGAGGTTTGACCCATCATTAGCATCCATTGACTACCTCAACACTGATCCTAAGGGCTTTTGGGACTTCTACATCAATAGATTCAACACGCTCAATAACGCAAAGCCCAATAGAGCCCACCTTGCGTTAGCGGAATTAGAGAAACTAGGTGTTATTAAGTATGTGATAACCCAGAACATTGACAACCTTCATAAATCAGCAGGGTCAATCAACGTTATTGAGCTTCACGGCAACTACACTACAGTATACTGCATGAAGTGTGGAGCCCAGTATCCCTTCACATTAGCCTTAAGGAAATACGAGGAGGGTGAGAATCCCCCAAGGTGTCCAAGATGTGGAGGGATCCTTAGACCTAACGTGGTTCTCTTCGGTGAGCCGGTTAACGAAATTAATAGAGCTCTTGAGGTAGCGGCATTAAGTGATGTGGTTCTAGTAGTTGGATCATCATTAACAGTGTACCCAGCAGCCTACGTACCTCTCGTGGTTAAGGAGCATGGTGGTAAACTAATTATTATTAACCTAGAACCCACTGACTATGATGACTATGCTGACGTGGTGCTGCACTGCAGTGCATCAGAGGCATTAAGTGCCATACTTAATCATGTTAAGAACATTATGGCGGATAAATAG